TGTATGTGTTGATTAGAATTTGTAGTCAAGTCAGAAACGGAAGTCTGAGAaggaaaacgaaaaaaaaccCAACACAAATTTAGTGATGAAATTGATTAGCAAGAATCAATACTGCCGTACTGAACAAGCAACCACCTGCGCCCATTGTTTCAGCCTTGCTTTCACCATCTGCGGATTCTCCCCTGAAAACCCAGTTTGGAATTTCCCGACGTCCAAAcacataaatcaaaattaaaaacaagatTCACTATTCAATTTCAGAAAGGGGTTTGTTAGAAAATTAACATACCGTGGCTGATTATGGCGGCGGGGCTACTGTCGGCAGAGGGAGAAACAGATTCAGAAACAGGGGAAGAGCAGAGAGACGCCGAAGAGTTGGAAAGAGTACGATTGTACTGCTTGTTGACGGCGTGGTAAAATCCCAACGCTGGAAAAGTTTCACAGAGTCGAGGGTCCACCTCCGGTGAGTTGAATCCAAAACCCAATTCAAGGCAGGCTTTAAGTTCTTCGAGGTCATCGTCGGTCACGCTCTTGCTCCGTCGCATCTTGCTTTGGGTTTTGCGGCGAAGCCAGGCTTGGTCACGGTCGGCATCGGGCGACCAGGAGTGCTGCTTGTAGAGCGGGAAAGGGCGAGTTAAGGGGGGAGGCGGTAGGCGATGGTCGGCGGAATCCGACATGTGGTGTACCGCCGGGGGTCCGGAGACCTCGCCGGGGAGAGGGATTGGAATCGATATGGGTAAAGGGGGGGAATTGGTTAATGAAATAGAGGAGAAAGAGGAATATAGGGGAGCGTGGAGGCGGAGGTGGTGGTGATGGTGGAGGTGGGCCAGAGGTAAAGACTTCAACTTTGGTTGGTCCTCGTCATGCTGACCTGTCGCcgttctctcttttttcccaagtttgtttcttcatttttccctcaaaagtaaaagaacatCACAATTCCCTTTTCTTTCACAACAAAATGCTTATTTGATGGCCCAATCaacttttcttataaataaaatcaattccTCCTCTCTATATTTTTGCATaattttaaacacaaaaacCATTCTATAAATTTGGAAACAATTACTGCATATCACACTCTTACCATCTTTGTTTC
This DNA window, taken from Cucumis sativus cultivar 9930 chromosome 6, Cucumber_9930_V3, whole genome shotgun sequence, encodes the following:
- the LOC101216565 gene encoding uncharacterized protein LOC101216565 encodes the protein MSDSADHRLPPPPLTRPFPLYKQHSWSPDADRDQAWLRRKTQSKMRRSKSVTDDDLEELKACLELGFGFNSPEVDPRLCETFPALGFYHAVNKQYNRTLSNSSASLCSSPVSESVSPSADSSPAAIISHGENPQMVKARLKQWAQVVACSVRQY